In Mixophyes fleayi isolate aMixFle1 chromosome 3, aMixFle1.hap1, whole genome shotgun sequence, the genomic stretch TACAACTATTTCTTTGgcatttaaagtttctcttttaaGGATACTTTCAAGTGTCTGAAAGTCAATGTCACAAAATCCTTCACTTTTCAAAGCAAGTTCTGCCTGTGCATCAATCACTTCCCAGCACCTCTGGGTGAGATCAGGTTCTTCAAACAAGCAGCTCTGAGAAAGGAGAACACAGGCGTTCTTTGCACTTAGACTGGTCTCTAGGAAGTTAACACATGCTCTGGCAAGATGGGGGACGATATATTTCTTAGCAGCATACAGAGTTGCCAGAACAGTATCAGCAGCCAAGTCAATTTCATCACAATACAAATACCTGCACAAAAGAGAaagaacaaaaacacattttgagaGAGATCTGAATTGAACTTTTGCCAATATTGCTCTGGCTGGGTATATCCCAGAATGCAACACCTAAATACATGCTACTTGCTCCTAATTTATGGAGTACATTCACTGGTTTCTTACCTCTGCTCCTCCAAGCCCCTAATTGCTATGACAGCTCAAGCAAGAACTCTCTCCTGCTCGGgaggtttttttcccccctccccATTTCTAGCAGTGTTGTCAGGTCCAATACAACTTCAGTATCCTATTGCTACTAATGGGAAGCTCAGACTTGACAATGCtgctaggaacattttaaaaaccaTCACTAGTAGCCGACAGATGTTCTGCAGTGATCATTACAACCATAAGGGTACTTTCCAAAACTAAGGATAACAGAAGCAAACTtctcattttatattatattcatcAACTCTATCCATAAGAATGTAATATTTTGAGTTGTTATCCTTTATAAATGACAATATATGTCTTGTAAATTTGCCTTACTGGTTGATAGAACCTTCGTTTTTTTGCACAACTCTTGATTTTTGTTTTCTCAAGTGAAGTCTTGAACAAGCAGAAAACCCCATTTATAGACACACAAATTAtaagttttcaaaaaaaaaagtgtgatatCAGTAAAAAGCAAATTACGTTCCATTGTCATATTAGATTATTCTTGCCCCAAAAGAAGTTGAATACTTAAAATTGTATATTCTACTGTACTACACTATAGTTTGTTAACTTTGCAGTATATTTGTGCAATAAGacatttcaatattttacataCATAGAGTCAAACTACAGACATAACGGCACTAATTGCGACAGGCAATTGCTCCCTATTTGTGCATAATCAGAAGGAACAAAACACAGTGACTgcatcaatatacaatattccTGTTGGTGTAGAGTACAGAATAAGAAGTACAGCTGACAACGGGTGCATAATAATCTGTGAAAGAGACTGTACTCTGCGCTAATAAACAAGGAAATATTACTGTTAGAAATCCCTCAGTGCAACTTTATGTCGGTCTTCTCATATATACCATTGGTATTAAGGTGCACCTGCATACGATTACAGTTTACGCTCACAGTGCACAGCGTTGCAGAATGTGTTGCTGAATAACATAGCAGGTTTAACATGTATATCTAAGACTGCTCTTATCAGATATTTGCTGAGAGAAATACCGGCATCAgaatgagagaaaaaaaataaatcagttttaGACATTATGCAGAAATGTCTGACATGCCCTGTCTTCAGCTGCTTTCACACTTGAGGTGAGAATGTATTTGTACTGCAGAAGTCTCACACTTTGAACTATATCTCATCCCTGTTTCCTTTTCACACGCTCTGTGCTCTTGGGTCTAGTTTCATGCACCATTTCATTgtatggatataaaaaaaaaaaaaagggagctgCACACTGCATCATTACACTGACACAAGAGACATTAATCTGCTGAactaaaataaaactaataagGTTTTGGAATAAACACTGGCTAATAAGTAGCTTAGTGGAGAACAAAAACAACCACTCTACATGAGTGGAAAAAGTCACCTAAAGTGAcataattattgacatttatatagcacctgcatATTCCACAGTATTCGATCCACTGAACCACACATTTTTCACCCTGTATTTAGAGCTAGcttttatgttgattttaattattgtttgttttttttacttacttttctttttgttaatatcaagggcagattcaatttaatCTGTATAGTATGTTTGCCTATCTAGACAAGTAGGAGGAGGTTTAATGACAATATAGAAGTGCCTAGACTGAACTAactttattattgtaatattggacttATTTTATGCAAGTTcaattattactttttataaatgcatttttaacattatcaagaaaaacataagaacagtTTCCTAGGGGCTTGTTTAAAACTGTTAATGTGCTTTTCATCTGCTAATGCCTGAAAAAATGCACTAAAAATAGGATGGTGTCTTATGGACTCACTCAACATTGTGTTCTAAAATTTGAATGCTGCGTTACAAGAGATTGTATTGGAGAAAGCCCATTTTATCACCATGTGTGACCAAGCCTTCAAAGGTTaaattatagtatatataaataaGCCATACAGTACATTATGCCTTATAAAAACACTAACCTGCTATGTGCAGCAACCATATTAAAACTTCTAAAGGCTATATTCTGTTAATTAAAGCTGCAGTTTGTATCGCCATAAATTGACATTATTGCAACACAAGGAAAATGCTTACTTCAGCATTGCAAGGAAAGAAGCAGGTTCAACATCTGGTATACGAATTTCATCTTTGTCCTCTGCAAGCTCCCCATAAAACATTGCATGGAATACTGAGCTCCCAACAGCTAGAACATACTGGCAATGAGAACCACAAAAGGCAAGTTAAGCAGTGACACAATATTCAGCTTCATTGCACAAATAAGAAAAGATTATTTCAATTAAACTAAATAGCAGACATCACCAACAATAAGATGGGTGATCTTTTTCTACATCATATCTTAGCAAGCAAGATTACAGATTTAAACTGGCactatgaaaataaatgtaaatgaaatgTGGCTAATAATATCAAGAAAAACATTGCTTACTTTATGTCCTGGTaacagctgagtcccacctggtGGTCCAACCACAAAATGCACATCTGCCATCAGTTCATTGTTGTACACCACTGAATTTCTACTGGGGCAAATGGTTTAAAATAGAAACTTTCCAATGTAATAGAGCATTGATTTAAATATTAGTAAAGTAGCTGCACAACTTACAACATGAAAATTTCCTATACATGATATGAACTTCAAAGCATGCAGCAACACAATATTTCAGAACAGTAAGTAAAATAAACAGAAGACGGACGGTCTTACCTTTCTCTGATGGTGCCGTAAAGTCCTTGCCAGTTTGGGGATGGGATAGTGTTATTGTTATTGAGATTTTGTTGGTGGTATTGCTGCACAGAGTTTGAGTTGCTGTTAGCTGGTTTCTTACTGGGAAATATCTCAGCAGccatcttcttcttctttttggtTTTTAATGTAATGATTTCATAGCAAACCGGTGGTAACTTGCTGCTGGTACTAGAACTGGCCTTTTTGGGACCTTTATTGGACCGATTCTTCACAGTTTCTGGAAGCATCAAAAAAAAAGTGAGACATTTCATGTTCTTCCCTTTGGCATCTACCATCAGTGATTTAGTTCATCTAGCTGAGCAGCTTAATTTTAAcagaatattacaaaaaaaatccaaaagtaTTGTAAAAAGAAAGCTAAAACACAGCTTTTGAAAAGAGACACAAGGTGACCTTCTCTATTTGAAGAATTAAATTCTGACTTCAAGTTTGATCCAGCACTTGATGTGATAAATATATTCCAAACATGTCTCCTATTTTGTTTGCCTCTAAATCCTTTAGATGTAGCGCAGCTGGGCCACCTATTGTGCAACAACGGGAAGGAGAGAGCATATAACTGTCTGCATTACTTATTGTAAATTAGGATAACAAGATTGGATTCTGCTTAAAGCAGAGATAGTCCGTTCGCTGACTCAAGTCGTGTGCTGAATGGATCTGAAGAGAGTAGAGATTGCAGCTTTGCAGATGGTGTCAGGCAGTCAATAGCTTTAAGCCAATAGCTGAAGCTACAGATAATGATTGGACCGAGCATAACAGCAAGAGTGTTTGTAGTATACATCGTCTCTCTGTTAAAGGACAAATGATCTATCCTaggtgtttatttaaaatataatctgGTATGGAAATGTATATGCAGCAAGAGCCAAACAAACAAACTAAACTGTGAAAGCTGGGCTCTAATCATGCTGTTTTAAGCGAATATGTCTCTCTAGCAaatgttattattaaatgtaCATGCATTTAATATATCAATACATGCATTTCATATGAAACACTTTAGTCTTTGCAAAACTGCCGTTCAAAGTGATATGCTTATTGAATTAATTAGAAGAAAAACAGATTTGTTTTCAGGTTCTAGTAGTGAAACGCACTGTTCCATAAAATGGAGATGAGGTCACTGCATTTGATTTCATCCATTCTGTTTCCAACCAACATAATAGCCTCTGACAGGAGTTCCAAATTACTAAGCTGTGCTAATTAGGCCAGTGGCTATGGCTGACATGCAGGCTTTTGCacagggttaaaaaaaaagaactgcgTTTCTCAGAACAAGATACGAAGGGAGAATACGGTTGATCCCTATATCTTATGTGTTTGACTACAAATTAACACTTAAATTCCCTTGTAACCTAATTACCACGATTAACCATATTTTCATGCATCAATGCTCTACTGATTTTAGCAGCTGATATTACGCTCTCCTTCTCTCCTCTACATTCAGACTCAGTGGGGCACTAGCAACTGAATTATGTTCCTTCATGTTAACCGTTTAATTCAATCACTATAAACTACTGTTTTCTTTGATACCAAAACTGTATTGCATACcagtttacatatttatttaataaagccTAGGctcattttattatgaaaaaaacatGATTAAGACCTCACTTATAGTTCGGAATAAACCTAGCTAGAAAGTGCAAgtttgccccttggcaaaaccatattgcacagaaggagggggcagggggtgGGATTTAAAAAATGCAGACTGATATACAGTTGGGAGAGGGTGCACCATGGCACAACTCtaaatcagtgtaaaaataagctgtccagtatttgtatgGTACATGCAAAAACATATCATTTGCATCtactgcattgcaacatggtttgtccaggtgccaGTTTGTACACTttagttggatttttttttttttttctctaaacgaGGCACAAAATGTTTTTGGCACTGTTGTCCACAGCAATATAGATTAAGGAATAACTCAATTTACTGCATATactgagttaaaaaaaatagcaacatcCATAATGTATGTACATTTAAAGCTGAGGAAAAGACAATTAAAGCTGGCCTTAAACTACAATACTCATTGTATCTGGAACACAATGTAAACCTGATTGCAAGGGAGCTCCTGGATAGAGATCAGTCATCAATGTATTAACACTGTTTGCTCCTTATTGCAGGAATCAACCAGGCGTATACAGTAACCCTAGAACTAGTTAAACTTAAGTAATCTGCCTACTATATCCtgcacttgtttgtttttttgtggggtgTGTGCTTTCATCAGTAATGTCATCAACATAATTTTCATCTGCATGCCACGATCCCTTGGATTTGTCATTTTCTATAACTATAGTATGCCTGAATCTTCAAGCAGTTGCATAGTACTCTAAACCATAGTACTCTGTGTTGAGACCTGAAATGGGATCCAATTATTTGCTTATGGGGTCCCCTAATTAAAAGGATATGCTATATGTTCTACTGCTAACATTTTTTTGGGCTCCCAGAACAATAACACTGACACTGACACTTGGTAGgctaaattaataaaacaaaaatatttaacatcCCTCCGCTTTAAACTAGATACAACGTGGGGGAAAACCAACAACAGTATCAGAACTGGTGATCAGCTTTGTCAAACTTCACATAGATTTCACATGAATACACATGAATAATCTCCAATAATAAAACAGATTGGAGTATTTTTGCAGAACGTACCGTTGTTTCAACAGATCTACTTGTCTGGTATACATTGTAGTCATATACTTTacctccaaaataaaaaatatgatactTTCATCACATTCTAACCACGCATGAGattctgcattattattatgctttatttttatagtgccaacatatgTCAAAGTCAGAATTTATTTATGACTCAAACACGTTTACACTACAAGTATTTTTCCCCACAAACCTGTGGAATTAAACCAGtggacccaaaaaaaaaccatgaaaACTGCAAACTCAGCAAAAGCATACAAACTCCAAGAAGATAGTGCCCCAGTTGACATTTCTATGCATGATATAGTAATCAGTtggggggggttaaaaaaaaaaaaaggtggaatACTGACTGATACAAGTATATTAATAGTGATAACACTATAAATGCATCACCCCATCTTTCAAGGGTGCAAGTTGTGTCCAAAAGAACACATCACCTTTTAAACAACTAGGGTAATATGTGCCATTGTGGcacaggggagggaggggcaTTCTAATCTGCAAAAGTACACATATGCAGTGCATGCTGGGCAGATCATGAATGCAGCATGTGCTGTTGCCTTGCATTTATAATCCAACCAGAATCTACTCTGAATATTTAGGTACTGTCAGTGGGTTATTAACCAGTCTGCCATGTCAGTTCCACTGGGTGAACACAGCGTAGATCGGTGGTTCCCAAGCTGTGCgccatggctccctggggtgccgtggccagggccagtgataagcaaggtgggggactacttggtaattattatggcttaggggtgccttgaaaaaagtatggagactctaagtgtgcctcgaactgagaaagtttgggatccactggcttaGATCAAAAGGTATTTTAAGAGCAGGTGCACAATGCAACAGTGTGACTAgcctcatataatatatattttttttatcatgggaACTTGCCTTCTCAGATTCATGTCAGCACTAGCGTGTCCAAAGGGTCACTTTTGCCCACATCTGGAGGCATGTTCCCAAAGCGACACATATGAAATGAAATGTAACACATCACAAGTATTCTATGCAGTTCAACAACCCAATCTAACAAATTCTGGCCCCAGTATCCCTTCCCCCATCTAAAGTTATACAAAATTgtaaactatgggggggggggggggggtgtctaggCAAAATGGAGCCTCAGGGGATGTTCAGTACCTAAAACATTGCATAAGACCAGACTCAACTTGGTTTGAGGGGATGTAATATGTCTGCAGAACCACCCAGAGACAGTTTTTAGCCAGCAGGTGCGAAGCCGGACAGCAAGGCAATGTCTAGTGGCACcttatggctaattgaatctgccccataaacGTATGAGAATATATCAGCAATGTTTTAGCCTTCATATTAATACCTGCACATAGGTGCAGTAGCTACTATGAGACCTCAAGGGGAACTGAAACACCCCCTCATGTTTCCTGTACAGTAACTGCAGTCTCTCTGCTATGTCTCAATGACACTTTGTAGTAAACAAAAGTGTAAAAGCTGTAAAGCCAGTAATACCACCTCATACAGTATGCAAAGGATCGCATGACAGGGGCTGTGTCAGTAATGTAAGTAGTAGTCTGTGGACACTAACACTGCCTCGAGTGACAGCTCAAGACATGAAACAGATCCGTGGGACCCGCCACAGTCTGATTACCCGGCCATATTGTAAGAAGCAGGACCGTAGGAAACCTTTTCCTGATAAAACCTGACTCAACACCCTGCCGACGTGGTCCTCTAATATAACACGGGGTAACCTTACCGGTTGTACAAGTGACGTAGCTCTTCCGTGCGGTGCCGGTAGGTGACGGACGGGTCCGGTGTACCGGAAGCAGAGACACCGGAGAACGGCTAAACAATCCCCAGCGCTCGGCTCCGCCCACTTTTCCAACTCCGCTCTTATAGGCGACTTGTGGGTGTGTAATGACTAATCAGATTGCAGCTTTCCGCAATACAGAGCGCGGTGTCATATGAGAGGAGAATGGTGATTGGCTGATGGTTGGCATTGGTAGTAACCGTTAGGCGCGTTCTTTTTCTTCGTACATGAAAAGATAAACAGAGATGTAGGCGGGATAGGGATCAGGAGATCGCAGGAATGTGAGGGATAGGGATCAGGAGATCGCAGGGATGTGAAGGTTAGGGATCAGGAGATCGCAGGGAGGTGAGGGATAGGGATCAGGAGATCGC encodes the following:
- the BTBD3 gene encoding BTB/POZ domain-containing protein 3 isoform X2; its protein translation is MVDAKGKNMKCLTFFLMLPETVKNRSNKGPKKASSSTSSKLPPVCYEIITLKTKKKKKMAAEIFPSKKPANSNSNSVQQYHQQNLNNNNTIPSPNWQGLYGTIRERNSVVYNNELMADVHFVVGPPGGTQLLPGHKYVLAVGSSVFHAMFYGELAEDKDEIRIPDVEPASFLAMLKYLYCDEIDLAADTVLATLYAAKKYIVPHLARACVNFLETSLSAKNACVLLSQSCLFEEPDLTQRCWEVIDAQAELALKSEGFCDIDFQTLESILKRETLNAKEIVVFEAALCWAEVECQRQDLTPTIENKRKVLGKSLYLIRIPTMALDDFANGAAQSGVLTLNETNDIFLWYTAAKKPDLEFVSNPRKGLVPQRCHRFQSCAYRSNQWRYRGRCDSIQFSVDKRVFIAGFGLYGSSCGSAEYSAKIELKRQGVILGQNLSKYFSDGSSNTFPVWFEYPVQIEPDTFYTASVVLDGNELSYFGQEGMTEVQCGKVTVQFQCSSDSTNGTGVQGGQLPELIFYA
- the BTBD3 gene encoding BTB/POZ domain-containing protein 3 isoform X1; the protein is MVDAKGKNMKCLTFFLMLPETVKNRSNKGPKKASSSTSSKLPPVCYEIITLKTKKKKKMAAEIFPSKKPANSNSNSVQQYHQQNLNNNNTIPSPNWQGLYGTIRESRNSVVYNNELMADVHFVVGPPGGTQLLPGHKYVLAVGSSVFHAMFYGELAEDKDEIRIPDVEPASFLAMLKYLYCDEIDLAADTVLATLYAAKKYIVPHLARACVNFLETSLSAKNACVLLSQSCLFEEPDLTQRCWEVIDAQAELALKSEGFCDIDFQTLESILKRETLNAKEIVVFEAALCWAEVECQRQDLTPTIENKRKVLGKSLYLIRIPTMALDDFANGAAQSGVLTLNETNDIFLWYTAAKKPDLEFVSNPRKGLVPQRCHRFQSCAYRSNQWRYRGRCDSIQFSVDKRVFIAGFGLYGSSCGSAEYSAKIELKRQGVILGQNLSKYFSDGSSNTFPVWFEYPVQIEPDTFYTASVVLDGNELSYFGQEGMTEVQCGKVTVQFQCSSDSTNGTGVQGGQLPELIFYA